In Limibacter armeniacum, a single window of DNA contains:
- a CDS encoding DUF7832 domain-containing protein, translated as MEQENTNASLYNEVKIIDDAKQYFLKEFASSEIHLDQAYLHIGVYLGWIIENSLYSEDFEDEFGVQIFRFKNRDLSCVIVGELWDGIISSDQFSMPEGNAFTTYYYESGMYMKDFHQTLGGDNEESIFKVQDNWENFEKVQSIINERYAYWKMNIWDN; from the coding sequence ATGGAACAAGAAAACACTAATGCTTCATTGTATAATGAGGTAAAGATAATCGATGATGCAAAGCAATACTTCCTTAAAGAGTTTGCATCTTCAGAAATACACTTGGACCAAGCCTATTTACATATTGGGGTATACCTTGGATGGATAATTGAGAATTCACTTTACAGTGAAGACTTCGAAGATGAGTTCGGTGTACAAATTTTTCGATTTAAGAACAGAGACCTTAGCTGCGTAATTGTAGGAGAACTTTGGGACGGGATTATTTCTTCAGATCAGTTTAGTATGCCTGAGGGAAATGCATTCACTACCTATTATTACGAAAGCGGAATGTATATGAAAGACTTCCATCAGACGCTTGGAGGAGATAATGAGGAAAGCATCTTTAAAGTACAGGATAACTGGGAAAACTTTGAAAAGGTGCAGTCTATTATCAATGAGCGTTATGCATATTGGAAAATGAATATTTGGGACAACTAG